taaaaaaaaagactAAAACCAAATCTAAACTAGAAATTATAATGAACCTATATTTATACAGTTTGACTGTCCAGCTCGATAATCATTGTGCAGTCAATGGACCTACATTCATAGTTTCTTGACTGTCCATCTCGCTAATAAATCAcaagacagtcagggagcattaAATTCCAAAGACGATGAATATAGGACTTATGTTTTAGCTAATTTTGATGACAAGGAAATATAACATTTTCAGTGTGGCCCTCGAACTCGTTGAAAACCGAATGCTGACCCCGGGGCACAATTAGTTCGCCACTGCTGCTTTAGACCATGCGTACGCACAGTTTCTAGTGGTTTAAGTATTGCATTGTAAGAAGGCAAAAGTAGCCAAGTAGTGGCCTTGTGCAGGAATATATGATGACGCTCTTCTaacaaaaaaagttttaaaaaacaaaacaggtAGGCCTAGCTAAATATAAGATGCAATCATTTACCATTAGTGAGAAGAGCAAATATCCCTTTATTTGATCTAAAATAATTATAGAAATAGATTTATTCTTTACCTCAATTACATGACCATTGTAGAATAAATTCCTCACCTTTTCTGACTGATGGTTTCATACAAGTTAGGATAGGCTACCATTCATCCCATCTCTCGTTTAATTGGACCCACTTCACAGTAGTAAATAGATGAGCTACTTTAAGTATTTTGCTTTGTGATCTGTTCTTAAGTGCAGTTTAACGGTAGAGCAGAAGGTTCACCTCTTCCCGTTGACGTTTGTGAGATACGTCTGAATACTGTAATGTCAAATTCCGAGTAAACATTTCATTTATACACAACTATTGCAAAATAAATTGCTCACCTTTTCTGGCCATGATGAGGTCATTTTCCTGAAGCAGCCATACAACAAATTACCAACGCGCATCTCATTTAATTGGGCCTATTAATATAGGCGATAATCATTTCAAGTTTTTGCTCTATGCATCCGAAAGGGAGCGTGGtttataacatacagtagaatttaACAGGTGAGCAGACAGGTTGATATTTTGCATTGAAGTGTGTGTAAGCTACCACTAAGTAGGTATTTCAAGCAGTCAGTTTCAGAACTCGTGGGCAGTGCACCATATTTAGATTAGGGGAAAAAGTAAATGCTAAACATGATTGAATTAATTCAATCTGTTTACAGGTCCACGACAATTAGCAAATGTTTGTCTTTCAGAAACAGTCAGATAGGCTACTGCAACTACCACTGCAAACGAAAACATTCGGCCAACACCTCCAAAAACATTTGATCAAGTTCGCCATTTCCAGATATGGTCTTGGCCTAATTCCAATACCTCCAAATTAAATAAGGGCgttattgtcaccataaaaggtgaatgaTGGGCGTTTTTCAGGCTAAGTTATAATGCTTCACGTACGCAGTTTTACGACAGGTCTGATTTCTAGGGGGAAACATACGTATGATTGGCGTGTGCCAAGTTTATAAATCTCAATATTTGTGCGTTGCAGTCTTCAGAAATGGCGCATGCAGATATTTAGTGTAAAATTTACGCAACGGTTCTAATGCCCCAGTTTATTTTGAGTAATAAGATTGACACCCTTCTAGAAATTAAGTGTGTGTCAAACAATGAACCATAGGCCCCTACTTTTATGAAGAAATCATCTTTAAAAATACATCTGGTATTTTTAAGGCTTCCGGTAAAGAACAGAAAAATACATTGTGACAAGGAACGCAGTCCGTGTCACTGTGTGAAGTGAGAgcaaataacaaaaaaacagaacaaaaAAAGGCCCACGTTTGAAACCTGGGCCAGCCCAGGTCTATGCAGATCAAAAAATACAACATTAAATATTTACTTAAGTTAGTAATGCACATggcattctctctcattctcccactAGTTTAACCTGACGTATCTAAACAATGAGTGACAATTGCACGTACTGTACTAGTACACACTCCAGTGGTACATAGTACATAGGGTTAACTATTCATCTTGCTATGAGGCAATAGCTCCTTTGAGAGTTGGTCACACaccactgaccctcaacactcgGATTAATACTTGTTGATGCCAAAGATTCGGACTCCGTGTAGTTGTGGCAATTTGGGGATCAGCACGCTCAAAAGGGACGCAGTGTTTATGACAAAGTGTGTTGTGTCGTACTTTGTGTAGAAGCTTGCAAGAAAATATCTAGGgggataaaaacaaaaaaaaaattagCAAATGTGTCAATTAAAAAATATCTGCAACATGGTCAACAATTAGCATTTATAGGGCCGTTTTCCCAGTCACAAATGAAGCCTAGTCCGGGACTAAAACACAATCTCAATGGAAGACCTCCATTTAAGTGCTTTTCAGTCCAATActtggcttaatctgtgtccaggaaaccgcCCCATACGGTTTACAATTACTTCTGCACTGGATGCTAAATCGGTATCTAAAGCAAAAAATGTACAGAAATGTAACCTCTTATTCTAAATGACGGAAGGCTACGTACAAAATGATTGGGGAGATGGTGAAGAATTTTCTGGATGATGTAAACTGCACGCCGTAGTCCAACTGTTCCCAATGTGTCAGGAGCCGGGCTTTGCCTTGGTCTGGGGTCTCAAACGGAGTGCCTTTCACTGCATGCATGAAGACATACATCCCCTGgaagacacagacatacagagaatGAGTCCAAGTCTCAATGGTGAGTGACAGTCCACTAAGACAAGACAAACAAATCTTAAAGTAACAAATGGTGCCAGGGACTGAGGGTAGATGTTGCAGCACAGCTATGTGTCTTTTCGGTTACATGTCTTTTTCTTTTGATAAAAGAGAATTCATCCTTTCATGggcccatgtggctcagttggtagagcaaggcACTTGCAGCGCCAGGGTTATGGGGGACCAGTacggagaagaagaaaaaaagtatGAAAAGTATGCACTAACGACTAAAttcctctggataagagcatctgctaaatgactttaaTGTACACATTTAAAAGACAGAGCTGTGATAGCACCTGAACTGTATTTATGATAAGAAGCTGAGTGCAAGTGAAAACTGCTGACCAAAGCATGTCATAATTACCACAACACGGGACTGATACTTAAACTACTTGCTCATCAGTGGGACATGGGAGTTAGTATGTTCTGTGTATTCACTTAGTTTCTTTATAACACCTGGCACTGTGGACATGAGGTAATTTGAATGACCTCATGTCCTTAAATTTTGCTGGACCTCAggaaggcagcagctaatggggatccataataaatacaaatacattctaATAACAGGGTCTCTGAAATTGTTATTGATTTATCAGCTGAACTAGTATTTGCTGGCAAGCAACAAAAAATACAGGAAACAATAAGTTGCTGAACAAAAAAAAGTGCAGGATATTGTGGTCCCCTTTTAATGGCCTTCCTTATCGCTGTGATGCAGAAGACTTTACATACAATATGGGGACAGCAGCTAAACTTAGTGAGTGATGACATGCCAGTGACCTTGTTCCTTTATTAAAGGAATTCCGCTCAGAACAATGAGAGGCCAGTGCATTGAGGAAGCAGCAATGTCTAGGCACCAACtttgaagtatttttttttttaccatgatATGGCTGAAAGTAAGGACAAACTGGTAATAAttagggccgggacgataccgCAACACTCGTTAGTattgtggcaaggaaacaaaacaaatttaacttctttaggaaaacagccctattgttggaaacaaacattggTGTCATCCAAAGTCACATTTAATTTATTTTCCAAGccatagcacacaatattttacagcaggtttttaaaaagGACCAACATTTGGTCTGTTTCGTGTCTTAATTGCAATACTGATATTGTCCCAAGTAATAAAAGCACTCAATGGGGTCAACACAAATGTATTCATGAGAAGAAAAATGACTTACAAAATTGTGTATAACATTTGTGAGAGTCCACACCACAGCTACACCAAAGAAGGGTATGCTCAAGAGCACAATGTGAAGCATTCCAACACCGAGGGCATAGGTGAGCCAGATCCCTCGACTGTTCATGACCCGAGTGTTGGGGTTCACCTCACTGTGCGCTACGCCAACATTCATTTTGTTTCTGTGAACAAGTGGATTATGTTATTGATGAATATGCATTATTCCTTTGAATAACTTAACACAAAAACGAGTCATTCAAAATGAACCCCAACAGGGAGCCATTTTCTTCAGGACTATAAAATAATTACTTGCTGCATTGCAATACACAAAAAGGTCATAGCCTCGAGGTAAAAGAAATTATTACGAACATGATCTGCTTATGTAGTACACTTTCACCTTTCTTGCACAACAATACCTACAGCTGTTTACAGGCAAATCAAATAAAGCTTTTCACAACATGACATGAGTAACCGATTTGGACTTCACTTGTCTTAGAGTTGCTTTTCAGACCATTGCTTGGTTTGAGATTGAAAGTTCGAGGTTGCGTCATACATTCTAAGATTTCTCAAGCTCTTGACAATGCTGGAAAAAAATACGCCTGTGGTTAAGTATGCATGTTTATATAGCTACTTTGTTGGTTAGCTTGTATCTCAGCCGTTTCGTGAAAGCGTGTAGCGTGTTCGTTTTCAAGCCTATAATGGGAAACCAAGCTATTCACGTGCAACTGTCCTAAGAAGGGAATGCATTCATAAGCAGCTGCACTGAGGCTCAGAAAAGTGCTGCAACAATGTTAGGCAACACTTGTGAACTTTATTTGAGACAGAAAATATCAAGGCACGAAAAGCAACTCACTAACGTTAGGTAGCAGACAGCTGCGTCAACATTAAACAACTTTCCAGAGCCAAGCCTGTGTGATCAGAAGTTAGCGACAACTTTCCCTAGATAAGTGTGATTCTTAAAAAAGGTAAATTCAACATTAACCCTGCCCTTAAACGGGGCTTGCTAGTTACCTATGCTAAGTGAGATGGCTTGTAATTCATTTACATTCATTGTATCATATTTCTAGCTAGTTAACTTATCGTAGATTACTTGGTATTATGTTCACATTTGTATAAGTTCCAGTTACTACTGATTCAGCCAAACTCCAGCTAATGTTAATAAGTCAAGTATGCGTGGAACACCAGTTgaatagctagctagccatgttGGTGACAAGCTAGGAAtatctagttactgtaacgttAGATAGCTAGGTGACAACATTTGCATATCAATAGCTAGTGTTATCAACAACTTTAACGGTAAACACATAGATATGGCAATATACTTACTGGAGTACCTTGTTATGAACCTGTTTTTAAACGTGGCAGTGCAGAAGGCCAGTCTCCCCTAATCAACCGTGCTGTTGTTGACTGAACCTGCCCGCTAGCGACTAGTGAGCTATCTAGCTAACTTTGGAGCAGttcttcttctatggtataaTGGCGGTCCACCAAAATTCGTTAGAGGTGCATGTCGCCACCTACTGTATGGGTGGTAAACTATAGGAAAACATCTATTgtagaagaaaaaaagaaaaaaaaacatcacaCTCCTTCAGTCACATTCCAATTCAAGTCACATCCCTACAAAGGCTCAGGGGCATGTGAGGGAGGATCCTCCTTTGACAGGATTTCTTGCAATGCCTCTGCTGTAAACTCACAGTCCCAAAAAGCGTTCAGAAAGCGCTCACAATGATTCCAATTTTTCCtgatttcttctttgtttgcgcTATGCAGTTCATGACCATTGCAATAATGCTACAAAGTCCACCTTTTTCCACATGTAATATATCAGGATCCCTTGATTGCAGAGACACTTTCACGGGTGCAGGCTCAATTACCACTGCATCTTCAATGCCCCTTGCTCCTTCAACTCTTCTCACATCCTTCAGATAGGAGACacgctggacagcccttattcttgcCACCTCTGTCTCCTAAACCCAACAGGGCAATCCAGAAATTCGAGCGCATGTTCGCCACCACAATTCAATACTCTTCCCATATGCATATGCTTGACACATGACCAAATCTTTTGTATTTATGGCACCGAAGGGGTTTGTGAACAAAGGCTCTTACAGGGTATCTCACATAACCCAACTTGACATGAGAAGGGAGAGActcttcatcaaagaaaacaAGTATGGATGAACAGAATTTCTTCCCTCCATCTACCATACGGGTCAGTCAACGACGTGCGCCCACCACTCCATCTACTTCCACAGGTATTACATCTGCACGCACTTTATGCGCCACCCCAGAGATATCTCCCTTGATAGGTACTTTGCTTTGAAGATCCATACATGAAACATACCACTTCTGCTCCTCGGACACACAAAACATGTAAATAAGTCCACTTCTTATGATGCTCACTGACGCAACTTCACCCAACGCTTCCATGAAATGTATCGAAATTTCAAACGGATCTCCAAGGTTACATTGGTCCAAAAACCTCCCTCTGACTAAAAATGAGTCTAGGGGTTTCCACCACAACTTTACTTCTCGTTTCCTTTTTTTCATGGTAATCCATTCATTCTCAATCTCTGTGCTCTCATCTTCACCCAACTCGCCAGCAGTTTCAAACAAAACATCAGTTTCAACCATCTTCCCACTCAACCTTACGGTCTCCCACCAGCATTGCCTTGTGTGTACCCCCTGCTTCTTAGTATAGccaagttgatgtgcaggggtactaggTAATTCaggtagatacagtgcattcggaaagtattcagacccttgaccttttccatattttgattcgttacagccttattctgaaattgattaaataggttttccccccctcatcaatctacacccaataccgcataacgacaaagcaaaaaactgttttttttagaatcctttgcaaatgtataaaaaaactgaaatatcacatttacataagtatttcagaccctttactcagtactttgttgaagcatctttggcagcgattacagccttgagtcttcttgggtatgacgctacaagcttggcacaaccaTAGGGAGCTTctttcattcttctctgcagatcctctcaagctctgtcaggttggggagcgtcgctgcacagctattttcaggtctctccagagatgttcgatcgggttcaagtccgggttctagctgggccactcaaggacattcagagacttgtcccggagccattcctgcgttgtcttggctgtctacttagggtcgttgtcctgttggaaggtgaaccttcaccccagtctgaggtcctgagcgctctggagcaggttttcatcaaggagctctctgtactttgctccattcatctttccctcgatcctaactagtctcccatgGTTCTCTCAAGACTTCCTGCCCAAGATGCAGAAAACTCGATTAAGATGAAGAATTTTTAGGACTGATTAAAATGTAACATAGTGAAAACTAAGTACATATTTATTTTCTTTCTTCCAGGACTGATGGAATGTCCGCTACTAAGTTTTTTTTGACAAGTTTACCAATGATTTTCTATCTCTCCCTTTGAAAGGCTTCCTGAGGCAGGTGCCTTAGGAGAGCAGTTATTGAGACTGTGTACTATACGTAACTATGGTACCCTGATCAGGCTGTTAAGGGAGCTCCCACACTAAGTAAGGCCtggccattttgtttgttttaccTGTTATGAATATCTGTTAGTGATGTTAACACTGTGTTTGATTTATTGTGTGGGGTCTATTTATTTTGGTTTTAGTGGGGTTTTCACAAGTTAGAAAGGATGCACATTAAATGGCACACAAATGACATTTTCTACCTATTTTCCAAGTTTTAGATACACACATGTCAATTCTCTTGAtaataaatgttttttattttttttattttacctttatttaactaggcaagtcagttaagaacacatttttattttcaatgacggcctaggaacagtgggttaactgccttgttcaggggcaaaacgacagatttttaccttctcagctcggggagtcgatcttgcaacctttcggttactagtccaacgctcaaaCCGCCAGGCTACGCTGCCGCTAGGCTGAAAAACCCAATGTAAACCTGGTACACAAAATGTTTGGAATGTTTGAAATGTCTTTAAATAATGAGTCTGAGGTACAGTAAAGGATACCTGTCTCTAATCTATTTTACTATTCCTTGAATTACCCTATGGGATACAATTATTTTAAGATGGAGATAAAGGGTTGTAATTCtaattttatttgttattttgatTTAACCAGCAGTGGTTTTTTTGGACGCATGAATCACGATGTGATTCGTGTCAAAAGGGAAGAagtgtattgttgttgttgttttatgtgtattgttgtagttgttttgtttttgtcttgCTTCAATACAAATCTCACCTGATTGGGTCTGCTGGATGTTCCTGGATTTCTCCCTAAGGATTAGCCCTCTGACTCCCTGACCCTGTAACTCTGCGGTGAGGTCGCTAAGATCTGTGTGTTGTTATTttctttgacatttgtcttagagATCTGTATTAAGAATATTGGTAGTAGTAATATTTTGTCATACGGTAAATAGTTTGTATGGATTTCCTGAATCAGAAATGCCCTAACctaaactgttgttctggtctgtcctctctctcgaGGTTATGGCAAAGGGGACCACAGATGGTATCTAGATGCATGGAAGCGATAATTCGACCGAGAACAGTGAACCAAACCCCCTCTAACCTGCTGAAGTAATGGCAACAATGGCCTTCACTATGGCCCTGTCCACCACTTCTACATGAGTCCTGAGACCTTCCATGCGAAGTGAGCATAGAGAGAGAATGATTCCAAACTTCTCTCATGCTGCTGGTGTACTGGTCCGAAAATGAACATGACATAATGAACCTGTGGCGGTGGCGGATGGTGGCGGCTCAGGTGAGAGATTCGTCTGCTTGGGAAAATCAGATTATTACCCAGATATTGAAAATCCGGACATTATCAAGAGCCATCCACATTGAACACATGTGCCATTGGGAGGATGAACTGTAAAGCTATCTGAAGAAGAAAATGAAGAAACACTAGAAGAATGAGTGCCGTGCAGGTGGGGGGTTGTCAACCATGCCCGTAATTGATTTAGGCTTGTCCAAAATTGTTTATTTGGGGTATCAGATTGATTGTGGAGACCTGCACACTGTGAAATGTAAGTAATTTAGACtaagaatgcattgagatacCAATCTGTCATTACCACAAATGGGGGCAGTGATGAAAAAAGTTCATGCTAGAAATACAAGACGatgaacatactgtatgtcaataTAAATGTACATTCTGCCAGTGTCGGTGTTTTCTAAATTGAGGGTTTTAAATTCAAGTGATAGTGCTTCACGTTGGGTCTGTAATTCTACATTTGGGTTGGATAAGTTATCAATAGTTCTaattatgatttggaaaggtgagGCTTCTAGAGACAGAGCTATGCCCCTAAAATGTGAGGAGAGCCACTAGATTGGGGATTGAGTAATTTTAGCCCAAGCTACAATCTCATTCTTATCAAGGTTAGTGTGAAACTGTTATAACATTCCCTGTGAAAGTCAATATGGTTTCTAGGTGGTGTCGAACATGTGAGTGATCATTGTTCCAGATGCTGGAAACTGACACATTTTTTGTAACTGACTAATTGACTTGAGCAAGTTATTAGAATGTTTATAACTATATAAGTGGAGCAATTAATGTGTTATGGGTGAGATGGAATGATTtatgtgcaaatgtatttgtggCCTGAGGCAAAGTACAAAGGCAACATGTTTGTTTCTATAATTTTagatttattttactaggcaagtcagttaaaacttcttctcaatagggggtgctgtttgcactttgtaataatttcgttcccaaattatactgcctcgtactcaattcttgctcgtacaatatgcatattattattactattattattactattggatagaaaacactctctagtttctaaaaccgtttgaattatatctgtgagtgaaacagaactggacttagagcaattttcctatgtggatgtgagaatgcagaattctgcaagctgttcccagatcagtttattaatttgcctgtcttctattggttgagatgcactgcatacgccttcccctggatgtcagcgaatagtgagacttgaaatggagtctctaggcagatctgaaaggttataaatgACTTGGGAAGGAAAGGTCCGGTCTTtgccctcttcgctctgacgcaggaaggagCTTGGCATATCGTACTAGAAGCTCCGGTTATAGCTCTTAGATaattccggctgtgtttttattcgatataggcgttaaagacatcataatgttgttattttaaaccgagttatatcagtttgtcagtatattgcaattttcgggtatttatttgtgtggcgttctagggagttgggtatctctggctctcatggctaatgtttactgctaattgcaacgttgaagactacattctacaaccgagcaacgattcttttggacaaaggacacctttcccaagattctgatggaagcacatcaaaaagtaagaactatttatgctgttaattctttgttctgttgaaaaatgtaaaatgcataagccgccattaatttcagtgcggtctcgctttaacgcacgctgtatgttgtagtaacgttcattttaaaaatgtaacacagcgattgcattaagaactaatgtatctttcatttgctgtccaacctgtattttttagtcaagtttatgattagttatcgattagaataggtgcctctcccaagatttctcccgacattttgttggcagcttggctacttctctcattgtataaccacgatttgtgccgctaaatatgcacattttcgaacaaactctatatgtattgtgtaatatgatgttataggactgtcatctgaagaattctgagcaggtcagtgaaaaaatttatatacactgctcaaaaaaataaagggaacacttaaacaacacaatgtaactccaagtcaatcacacttttgtgaaatcaaactgtccacttaggaagcaacactgattgacaatacattgcacatgatgttgtgcaaatggaatagacaaaaggtggaaattataggcaattagcaagacacccccaataaaagagtgattctgcaggtggtgacaactgaccacttctcagttcctatgctttctggctgatgttttggtcaccttTGAATGCtggccgtggagaacgttctgctgcctgcaacatcctccagcatgaccggtttggcggtgggtcagtcatggtgtggggtggcatttctttgtggggccgcacagccctccatgtgctcgccagaggtagcctgactgccattaggtaccgagatgagatcctcagagcccctgtgagaccatatgctgacacatgcacatttgtggcctgctggaggtcattttgcagggctctggcagtgctactccttgcacaaaggcggaggtagcggtcctgctgctgggttgttgccctcctacggcctcctccacatctcctgatgtactggcctgtctcctggtagggcctccatgctctggacactacgctgacagacgtagcaaaccttcttgccacagctcgcattgatgtgccatcctggatgagctgcactacctgagccacttgtgtgggttgtagactccgtctcatgctaccactagagtgagggcaccgccagcattcaaaagtgagcaaaacatcagccaggaagcataggaactgagaagtggtctgtggtcaccacctgcagaatcactcctttattgagggtgtcttgctaattgcctataatttccaccttttgtccattccatttgcacaacagcatgtgcaatttattgtcaatcagtgttgcttcctaagtggacagtttgatttcacagaagtgtgattgacttggagttacattgtgttgtttaagtgttccctttatttttttgagcagtgtattttggtggtttatacgttatcgctatttttgtcttgaatcaatgctgttgtgtggtttgctattgtggtaagctaatataacgctatattgtgttttcgctgtaaaacacttagaaaatctgaaatattgtctggattcacaagatctgtgtctttcatttgctgtacgctgtgtatttttcagaaatgttttatgatgagtatttaggtaatacacgatggtctctgtagttattctagttgctttggtgagagttgtgatggtggctgcaatggtaaactatgatttatacctgaaatatgcacatttttctaacaaaacatatgctatacaataaatatgttatcagactgtcatctgatgaagttgtttcttggttagtggctatttatatctttatttggtcgaatttgtgatagctacctatgcaggaataaaatggtggagtaaaaaaagtggtgtcttttgctaacgtggttagctaatagatttacatattgtgtcttccctgtaaaacattttaaaaatcagaaatgatggctggattcacaagatgtgtatctttcatctggtgtcttggacttgtgatttaatgatatttagatgctagtatttacttgtgacgctatgctaggctatgctagtcagcttttttactgatgagggtgctcccggatccgggattgtgtgcaagtagaagttaagaacaaattcttattttcaatgatggcctaggaacagtgggttaactgcctgttcaggggcagaacgacagatttgtaccttgtcagctcagggatttgaacttgcaacctttcggttactagtccaacactctaaccactgccGCCCCAATGGTGAGGTAAGTCCCGAGCCAACGGGACCAACGCAGGCCTGGAGTGGACCAGAAGTCATTGTGGAAGGACCATGAGGACAATTTGTTCTTATCTAGAGCAGAAATGGTTAACGACCTGATATCCAAAGAAAATGACTGTTGGGTGAGTGGGTTGTGTCCGGTTAAGGAGGTGAACTT
The Salvelinus fontinalis isolate EN_2023a chromosome 23, ASM2944872v1, whole genome shotgun sequence genome window above contains:
- the LOC129821366 gene encoding ORM1-like protein 1 isoform X2 is translated as MNVGVAHSEVNPNTRVMNSRGIWLTYALGVGMLHIVLLSIPFFGVAVVWTLTNVIHNFGMYVFMHAVKGTPFETPDQGKARLLTHWEQLDYGVQFTSSRKFFTISPIILVPSHLESTIKPETARLMTKFAHEGPLRHLPVQVNTARDFL
- the LOC129821366 gene encoding ORM1-like protein 1 isoform X1, producing MNVGVAHSEVNPNTRVMNSRGIWLTYALGVGMLHIVLLSIPFFGVAVVWTLTNVIHNFGMYVFMHAVKGTPFETPDQGKARLLTHWEQLDYGVQFTSSRKFFTISPIILYFLASFYTKYDTTHFVINTASLLSVLIPKLPQLHGVRIFGINKY